Proteins from a single region of Amycolatopsis sp. CA-230715:
- a CDS encoding response regulator, protein MTSLVVVDDQASIREALAVMLDLADGIDVIGTATNGEEAIAVVAEHGPDVVLMDLNMPVLGGVEATERIRATHPGVQVLVLTTFEDDESILAALRAGASGYLTKEADRAKIEQAVRAAGSGQSVLAPEVQQRLLALATREPRRAREEFGFTAREREILGLIGEGLRNPEIAARLVISEATVKTHINNLFAKADFHSRADAVRYALDTAR, encoded by the coding sequence ATGACGTCACTGGTGGTCGTGGACGACCAGGCGTCCATTCGCGAAGCGCTGGCGGTGATGCTCGACCTCGCCGACGGCATCGACGTGATCGGCACCGCCACCAACGGCGAAGAAGCGATCGCGGTGGTCGCCGAGCACGGGCCGGACGTGGTGCTGATGGACCTGAACATGCCGGTGCTGGGCGGGGTCGAGGCCACCGAACGCATCCGCGCCACCCATCCCGGTGTCCAGGTCCTCGTGCTGACCACGTTTGAGGACGACGAGTCCATCCTCGCGGCGTTGCGCGCGGGCGCGAGCGGTTACCTCACGAAGGAAGCGGACCGCGCCAAGATCGAGCAGGCCGTCCGCGCCGCGGGCTCCGGCCAATCCGTGCTCGCGCCCGAGGTGCAGCAGCGCCTGCTCGCATTGGCGACGCGGGAGCCGCGCCGCGCACGGGAAGAATTCGGCTTCACCGCGCGGGAACGGGAAATCCTCGGGCTCATCGGCGAAGGGCTGCGCAACCCCGAGATCGCCGCCCGGCTCGTGATCAGCGAGGCGACGGTGAAGACGCACATCAACAACCTGTTCGCCAAGGCGGATTTCCACTCCAGGGCGGACGCCGTCCGGTACGCCTTGGACACCGCCCGGTAA
- a CDS encoding adenylyl-sulfate kinase, which produces MPVLWLYGPPGVGKTSVAWEVFRSLSASGVRAAVLDTDQIGLCLPTPELAGDHGVKARNLAGMWPNYAEVADCLIVCGMLDSAETARSYTSLLPGADVTLCRLTAGEDELRKRFLGRGWLPHLVDAAVAVSAELDRTGFADVVVGTDGRSVPEVARRVRESITVPRRVLESTVDPTAPAESTVDVLWVTGPTGVGKSSVGWAVFAGIAGAGTTVAYADLDQLGFARPESGHRLKARNLAALWRTFRAEGAEYLVLVGDVDDPADLDRYVRAVPGGNFTVCRLRAGAAELTERILARGRGEGPPLPGDDLVGVPEDELRSRAREISLADDKVAAPADLVVDTDGRTVEEIAVPLRSLLTG; this is translated from the coding sequence ATGCCGGTGCTGTGGTTGTACGGCCCGCCAGGGGTGGGCAAGACGTCGGTGGCGTGGGAGGTTTTCCGTTCGCTGTCCGCGTCCGGGGTGCGCGCCGCCGTGCTCGACACGGACCAGATCGGGTTGTGCCTGCCGACCCCGGAGCTGGCCGGTGACCACGGCGTCAAGGCGCGCAACCTCGCCGGGATGTGGCCGAACTACGCCGAGGTCGCGGACTGCCTGATCGTCTGCGGGATGCTGGACTCGGCCGAAACGGCCCGCTCGTACACCTCGTTGCTGCCCGGCGCCGACGTGACGTTGTGCCGGTTGACCGCGGGAGAGGACGAACTGCGCAAGCGTTTCCTCGGCCGCGGCTGGCTCCCGCACCTGGTGGACGCGGCGGTGGCGGTGTCGGCCGAACTGGATCGCACCGGGTTCGCCGACGTGGTGGTCGGTACGGACGGCCGGTCCGTGCCCGAGGTGGCGCGCCGGGTCCGCGAGTCGATCACCGTTCCCCGGCGCGTCCTGGAGTCCACTGTGGACCCCACTGCTCCCGCTGAGTCCACAGTGGATGTGCTGTGGGTGACCGGCCCGACCGGGGTGGGCAAGTCGTCCGTCGGCTGGGCCGTGTTCGCCGGGATCGCCGGTGCGGGGACGACCGTGGCCTACGCGGACCTCGACCAGCTCGGTTTCGCGCGGCCGGAATCGGGCCACCGGCTGAAGGCACGCAACCTCGCCGCGCTGTGGCGGACTTTTCGGGCCGAGGGCGCCGAGTACCTCGTCCTCGTCGGTGACGTCGACGATCCCGCGGACCTGGACCGGTACGTGCGGGCGGTTCCCGGCGGGAACTTCACCGTGTGCCGCCTGCGCGCCGGGGCCGCCGAGCTGACCGAACGGATACTGGCGCGCGGGCGCGGGGAAGGCCCGCCCCTCCCCGGCGACGACCTCGTCGGCGTGCCGGAGGACGAACTCCGTTCCCGTGCAAGGGAAATCTCGCTCGCCGACGACAAGGTGGCGGCACCGGCAGACCTGGTCGTCGACACGGATGGCCGGACCGTCGAGGAGATCGCCGTCCCGCTGCGCTCGCTGCTGACCGGCTAG
- a CDS encoding NmrA family NAD(P)-binding protein, whose amino-acid sequence MSPILVTGATGKQGGATARALLDAGFPVRALVRNPDTDRARAIAALGAELVTGNLRDRDSVLRAAEGVRAVFSIQMPELTDARGDDEWVQASTLIDAARDAGVGQFVHTSVSGAGQHRTALTDKTTSMWHSMETKAAIQDRVRETGFPQWTILKPGFFMENFLPPSFVLPNGPEGGLVTVIKPGTEVPLVAVADIGAAAAAAFADPARFHTVELELAGERLTMTGIAKILSTVYGTELTAPVLTTAEAIAAGAPDFGHDGLNEFDQPGRPEDARAFDIPLTGFARWANEHLR is encoded by the coding sequence ATGTCCCCCATCCTGGTCACCGGTGCCACCGGCAAGCAGGGCGGCGCCACCGCGCGCGCCCTGCTCGACGCCGGTTTCCCCGTCCGCGCGCTCGTCCGGAACCCGGACACCGACCGCGCCCGCGCCATCGCCGCGCTCGGCGCCGAACTAGTCACCGGCAACCTGCGCGACCGCGACTCCGTGCTGCGCGCGGCCGAGGGCGTGCGCGCCGTGTTCTCGATCCAGATGCCCGAGCTGACCGACGCGCGGGGCGACGACGAATGGGTCCAGGCGAGCACCCTGATCGACGCCGCGCGCGACGCCGGGGTCGGTCAGTTCGTGCACACCTCGGTGTCCGGTGCGGGACAGCACCGGACGGCCCTCACCGACAAGACGACCTCGATGTGGCATTCGATGGAAACGAAGGCCGCCATCCAGGATCGCGTCCGTGAAACGGGCTTTCCACAGTGGACGATCCTGAAGCCCGGCTTCTTCATGGAGAACTTCCTCCCACCGTCCTTTGTGCTCCCGAACGGCCCCGAAGGCGGGCTGGTGACCGTCATCAAGCCCGGCACCGAAGTCCCCCTCGTCGCGGTCGCCGACATCGGTGCCGCCGCGGCCGCCGCCTTCGCCGACCCGGCGCGCTTCCACACCGTCGAACTGGAACTGGCGGGTGAGCGGCTGACGATGACCGGGATCGCCAAGATCCTCTCGACGGTCTACGGCACCGAGCTGACCGCCCCGGTGCTGACCACGGCCGAAGCGATCGCCGCCGGGGCACCCGATTTCGGCCACGACGGGCTGAACGAGTTCGACCAGCCCGGACGTCCCGAGGACGCGCGAGCATTCGACATCCCGCTCACCGGTTTCGCGCGGTGGGCGAACGAGCACCTCCGCTAG
- a CDS encoding sensor histidine kinase, with the protein MTARKRFTDDLVVPFVPAAVLVVTVVQYFSAELVVPWLSIALFLVVASCALVSFFSWDGFPRWLRITLAVTYSVSTAVLLPLAQATLAPALAFVASMVAGKRLDRGAAIWVAALGGVTAAASVWIVGQVHPTPRTWPWWAALSVAGPVYAGISRRERAEALSNAERAAAEAERAGRSEAREAALVERSRIAREIHDVLGHSLSGIAMQLDMADALQGKGRTEEANRAIRRARALAVDSITETRHAVHALREDTLPLEKTLELMAAGESVAFEVTGEPGPVPTETAHAIVRAAQEALTNAAKYAPGSDRSITLGFTGGTVSLTVVNGPGGAPAGPGGGMGLVGMRERVALLGGSLRAGPADGGWRVDVEVPR; encoded by the coding sequence ATGACGGCACGGAAGCGGTTCACCGACGATCTGGTGGTCCCGTTCGTACCGGCCGCCGTCCTGGTGGTGACGGTGGTGCAGTACTTTTCCGCCGAGCTGGTCGTGCCGTGGCTGTCGATCGCGCTGTTCCTCGTGGTCGCGTCGTGCGCGCTGGTGTCCTTCTTTTCGTGGGACGGCTTTCCCCGGTGGCTGCGGATCACCCTCGCCGTCACCTACTCGGTGTCCACCGCGGTGCTGCTCCCGCTCGCGCAGGCGACCCTCGCCCCGGCGCTCGCCTTCGTCGCTTCGATGGTCGCGGGGAAGCGGCTCGACCGGGGCGCGGCGATCTGGGTCGCCGCGCTCGGCGGGGTCACCGCGGCCGCGTCCGTCTGGATTGTCGGCCAGGTGCACCCGACGCCCCGCACCTGGCCATGGTGGGCGGCGCTGTCGGTCGCCGGGCCGGTTTACGCCGGGATCTCCCGGCGGGAGCGGGCGGAAGCGCTGAGCAACGCCGAGCGCGCCGCGGCCGAGGCGGAACGGGCGGGCCGGTCCGAAGCGCGCGAGGCCGCACTGGTGGAGCGGAGCCGGATCGCGCGCGAGATCCACGACGTGCTCGGCCATTCCCTTTCCGGTATCGCGATGCAGCTCGACATGGCGGATGCGTTGCAGGGCAAGGGAAGGACCGAGGAAGCGAACCGCGCGATCCGCCGCGCGCGGGCGCTCGCGGTGGACAGCATCACCGAAACCCGGCACGCCGTGCACGCGCTGCGCGAGGACACGCTGCCGCTGGAGAAGACGCTCGAACTCATGGCCGCGGGGGAATCCGTCGCGTTCGAGGTGACCGGTGAGCCGGGCCCGGTGCCGACCGAAACCGCGCACGCGATCGTGCGCGCGGCGCAGGAGGCGCTGACCAACGCCGCCAAGTACGCTCCGGGATCGGACCGCTCGATCACGCTCGGATTCACCGGAGGCACGGTGTCGCTCACGGTCGTCAACGGACCGGGCGGCGCGCCCGCCGGGCCAGGCGGCGGAATGGGATTGGTGGGAATGCGCGAACGGGTCGCGCTGCTGGGCGGGTCGCTGCGGGCAGGGCCCGCTGACGGCGGCTGGCGGGTGGACGTGGAGGTGCCCCGATGA
- a CDS encoding TetR/AcrR family transcriptional regulator produces the protein MAAQRADARQNYARILAVAEQEVAAHGADASLEQIARTAGVGSATVRRHFPGRRAMLEAVFAKRIEALCERGRELADAADPRAAFLEWLSDLTAYAASARGFATVLSSDSEDYTSHAKICSAKLADSGEPLLRRAARIGAVAPGVTVADLVTLVAGIVLATEGHADPAAEADRLLRMVVAGISP, from the coding sequence GTGGCCGCACAGCGCGCCGACGCGAGGCAGAACTACGCGCGCATCCTCGCCGTGGCCGAACAGGAGGTCGCCGCGCACGGCGCCGACGCCTCGCTGGAGCAGATCGCCCGCACGGCGGGCGTCGGCTCGGCCACCGTGCGGCGGCACTTCCCCGGCAGGCGCGCGATGCTGGAAGCCGTCTTCGCGAAGCGGATCGAGGCGTTGTGCGAACGCGGCCGCGAACTGGCCGACGCGGCCGATCCGCGCGCCGCGTTCCTGGAATGGCTGAGCGATCTCACCGCCTACGCGGCCTCCGCGCGCGGATTCGCCACCGTGCTTTCCTCCGACAGCGAGGACTACACGTCGCACGCGAAGATCTGTTCGGCGAAGCTGGCGGATTCAGGTGAACCGCTGTTGCGGCGCGCCGCGCGAATCGGCGCCGTGGCGCCGGGCGTGACCGTGGCGGATCTGGTCACGCTGGTCGCGGGCATCGTGCTGGCCACCGAGGGCCATGCCGACCCGGCCGCCGAAGCGGACCGGCTGCTGCGGATGGTCGTCGCCGGAATCAGCCCGTAG
- a CDS encoding DUF1453 domain-containing protein: MSGPVQIVLIIAAIGYVLLRRFMGEPAEAKRMLILPAVLTVIGLVNLDGVAGTAVLFLVVTALLSIGLGALRGASIRVYRQDGVVFMRYTWVTLVLWVLNVAVKFGATLLLGVFDKGAASALGTTTMLTIGLGMLVEGVVALAKAMRGGHQVIWEKGKDGAPNRTSPLLDSLQDRIAGR, encoded by the coding sequence ATGAGCGGGCCCGTCCAGATAGTCCTGATCATCGCGGCGATCGGGTATGTCCTGTTGCGACGGTTCATGGGGGAACCGGCGGAAGCCAAGCGCATGCTGATCCTGCCCGCGGTGCTGACCGTGATCGGGCTCGTCAACCTGGACGGGGTCGCCGGGACCGCGGTGCTCTTCCTGGTGGTGACGGCCCTGCTGAGCATCGGCCTCGGCGCGCTGCGGGGCGCGAGCATCAGGGTGTACCGGCAGGACGGCGTGGTGTTCATGCGCTACACCTGGGTCACCCTCGTGCTGTGGGTGCTCAACGTGGCGGTGAAGTTCGGCGCCACGCTGCTGCTCGGCGTGTTCGACAAGGGCGCGGCGTCCGCGCTCGGCACCACCACGATGCTCACGATCGGGCTGGGCATGCTGGTGGAAGGCGTCGTCGCGCTGGCGAAGGCGATGCGCGGCGGGCACCAGGTGATCTGGGAGAAGGGCAAGGACGGCGCGCCGAACCGCACCTCGCCGCTGCTGGACAGCCTGCAGGACCGCATCGCCGGTCGCTGA
- a CDS encoding FMN-dependent NADH-azoreductase, which produces MRHSVTESLLHLDSSADLTRDSVTRQLTASFADAWRGRENRYRYRDVAAEPVPLVTPAYATLGRRVERHGVLPLDKIAALAETGAEEREWALTLPLIEEVLAADALLLGVPMYNFSVPASLKAWIDRVSFPGAFTDPDTGESLLRDTKVVLVLARGGGYGPGTPRHGCDFQTPYLRAHFGKLGVSEVNLSTVEAELTRAGDIPALAGLEDLAAESLANARAAVAELATG; this is translated from the coding sequence ATGCGCCACAGCGTAACCGAGTCGTTGCTGCACCTCGACTCCAGCGCCGATCTCACTCGTGACTCGGTGACGAGGCAGCTCACCGCGTCCTTCGCGGACGCCTGGCGCGGCCGGGAAAACCGGTACCGCTACCGGGACGTGGCCGCCGAGCCCGTCCCGCTGGTGACCCCCGCCTACGCCACGCTCGGGCGGCGGGTGGAACGCCACGGCGTGCTCCCGCTGGACAAGATCGCCGCGCTGGCCGAAACCGGGGCCGAGGAGCGGGAATGGGCGCTGACGCTGCCCCTGATCGAGGAGGTGCTCGCCGCGGACGCGCTCCTGCTCGGCGTCCCGATGTACAACTTCTCGGTGCCCGCCTCGTTGAAGGCGTGGATCGACCGCGTGAGCTTCCCCGGTGCCTTCACCGACCCCGACACCGGCGAAAGCCTGCTGCGGGACACCAAGGTGGTGCTGGTCCTCGCGCGCGGCGGCGGTTACGGGCCCGGCACTCCCCGTCACGGGTGCGACTTCCAAACCCCTTATCTGCGAGCGCATTTCGGCAAGCTCGGAGTGTCCGAAGTGAACTTGTCCACTGTGGAGGCCGAGTTGACCAGGGCTGGCGACATTCCCGCACTGGCCGGTCTCGAAGACCTGGCGGCGGAATCGCTCGCGAACGCCCGCGCCGCGGTGGCGGAACTCGCTACGGGCTGA